A single region of the Eulemur rufifrons isolate Redbay chromosome 8, OSU_ERuf_1, whole genome shotgun sequence genome encodes:
- the FCN3 gene encoding ficolin-3 isoform X1 encodes MGLLWTPLSLLLLLLGGPACLRAQDHPSCPGPRELEASKVVLLPSCPGAPGSPGEKGAPGPQGQPGPPGKMGPRGEPGDPANLLRCQEGPRSCRELLSRGVTLSGWYHLCLPEGRALPVFCDMDTSGGGWLVFQRRQDGSVDFFRPWSSYKAGFGSQESEFWLGNENLHQLTLQGTWELRVELEDFNGNRTFAHYATFRLLGEAEHYQLVLGKFSEGTAGDSLSFHSKKPFTTYDADHDSSGGNCAVVVHGAWWYGSCYQSNLNGRYAMSEAAAHKYGIDWASGRGVGHPYRRVRMMLR; translated from the exons ATGGGCCTCCTGTGGACCCCTCTgtccctgctgctgctcctgcttgGGGGGCCTGCCTGCCTGAGGGCCCAGGACCACCCCAGCTGCCCAG GACCCAGGGAACTGGAAGCCAGCAAAGTTGTCCTCCTGCCCAGTTGTCCTGGAGCCCCAGGAAgtcctggggagaagggggctcCAGGTCCTCAAG GGCAACCTGGACCACCAGGCAAGATGGGCCCCAGGGGCGAGCCAG GCGATCCAGCCAACCTGCTCCGGTGCCAGGAGG GCCCCAGGAGCTGCCGGGAACTGCTAAGCCGGGGCGTCACCTTGAGCGGCTGGTACCATCTGTGCTTacctgagggcagggccctccCAGTCTTTTGCGACATGGACACCTCAGGGGGCGGCTGGCTG GTGTTCCAGAGGCGCCAGGATGGCTCTGTGGATTTCTTCCGCCCTTGGTCTTCCTACAAAGCAGGTTTTGGGAGCCAGGAGTCTGAATTCTGGCTGGGGAATGAGAATTTGCACCAGCTTACTCTCCAGG GTACCTGGGAGCTGCGGGTAGAGCTGGAAGACTTCAATGGCAACCGTACCTTTGCCCACTATGCGACCTTCCGCCTCCTGGGGGAGGCTGAGCACTACCAGCTGGTGTTGGGCAAGTTCTCAGAGGGCACTGCAG ggGACTCCCTGAGCTTCCACAGCAAGAAGCCCTTTACCACCTATGACGCGGACCATGACTCGAGTGGGGGCAACTGCGCGGTGGTTGTCCACGGTGCCTGGTGGTACGGATCCTGCTATCAATCCAATCTCAACGGGCGCTACGCAATGTCCGAGGCCGCTGCCCACAAGTACGGCATCGACTGGGCCTCAGGCCGCGGTGTGGGCCACCCCTACCGCAGGGTTCGGATGATGCTTCGCTAG
- the FCN3 gene encoding ficolin-3 isoform X2, with the protein MGLLWTPLSLLLLLLGGPACLRAQDHPSCPGPRELEASKVVLLPSCPGAPGSPGEKGAPGPQGQPGPPGKMGPRGEPGPRSCRELLSRGVTLSGWYHLCLPEGRALPVFCDMDTSGGGWLVFQRRQDGSVDFFRPWSSYKAGFGSQESEFWLGNENLHQLTLQGTWELRVELEDFNGNRTFAHYATFRLLGEAEHYQLVLGKFSEGTAGDSLSFHSKKPFTTYDADHDSSGGNCAVVVHGAWWYGSCYQSNLNGRYAMSEAAAHKYGIDWASGRGVGHPYRRVRMMLR; encoded by the exons ATGGGCCTCCTGTGGACCCCTCTgtccctgctgctgctcctgcttgGGGGGCCTGCCTGCCTGAGGGCCCAGGACCACCCCAGCTGCCCAG GACCCAGGGAACTGGAAGCCAGCAAAGTTGTCCTCCTGCCCAGTTGTCCTGGAGCCCCAGGAAgtcctggggagaagggggctcCAGGTCCTCAAG GGCAACCTGGACCACCAGGCAAGATGGGCCCCAGGGGCGAGCCAG GCCCCAGGAGCTGCCGGGAACTGCTAAGCCGGGGCGTCACCTTGAGCGGCTGGTACCATCTGTGCTTacctgagggcagggccctccCAGTCTTTTGCGACATGGACACCTCAGGGGGCGGCTGGCTG GTGTTCCAGAGGCGCCAGGATGGCTCTGTGGATTTCTTCCGCCCTTGGTCTTCCTACAAAGCAGGTTTTGGGAGCCAGGAGTCTGAATTCTGGCTGGGGAATGAGAATTTGCACCAGCTTACTCTCCAGG GTACCTGGGAGCTGCGGGTAGAGCTGGAAGACTTCAATGGCAACCGTACCTTTGCCCACTATGCGACCTTCCGCCTCCTGGGGGAGGCTGAGCACTACCAGCTGGTGTTGGGCAAGTTCTCAGAGGGCACTGCAG ggGACTCCCTGAGCTTCCACAGCAAGAAGCCCTTTACCACCTATGACGCGGACCATGACTCGAGTGGGGGCAACTGCGCGGTGGTTGTCCACGGTGCCTGGTGGTACGGATCCTGCTATCAATCCAATCTCAACGGGCGCTACGCAATGTCCGAGGCCGCTGCCCACAAGTACGGCATCGACTGGGCCTCAGGCCGCGGTGTGGGCCACCCCTACCGCAGGGTTCGGATGATGCTTCGCTAG
- the CD164L2 gene encoding CD164 sialomucin-like 2 protein has translation MAAPGPRALRAALCGGCCCLLLCAQLAVAGKGARGFGRGALIRLNIWPAVQGGCKQLEFCKHCVEGDRAHNLSGCVWEQCQPEEPGRCVAPAEVAKEGCSVYNRSESCPAAHHHPTDEPKTITTGSPSVPEAHSPGFDGASFIGGVVLVLSLQAVAFFALRFLKAKDSTYQTL, from the exons ATGGCCGCGCCGGGACCCCGCGCCTTGCGGGCTGCGCTCTGTGGCGgctgctgctgcctcctcctgTGTGCCCAGCTTGCTGTGGCTG GCAAAGGAGCTCGAGGCTTTGGGCGGGGAGCCCTGATCCGTCTGAACATCTGGCCAGCTGTTCAAGGAGGCTGCAAACAACTGGAGTTCTGTAAGCATTGTGTGGAGGGGGACAGAGCACACAACCTCTCGGGCTGCGTGTGGGAGCAGTGTCAACCAGAGGAGCCAG GACGCTGTGTGGCTCCAGCTGAGGTAGCCAAGGAAGGTTGCTCTGTCTACAACCGCTCAGAGTCATGTCCAG CAGCCCACCACCACCCCACTGATGAACCGAAGACGATCACAACAG GGAGCCCCTCAGTCCCTGAGGCCCACAGCCCTGGCTTTGATGGGGCCAGCTTTATCGGGGGTGTCGTGCTGGTGCTGAGCCTGCAGGCAGTGGCCTTCTTCGCGCTGCGCTTTCTCAAAGCCAAGGACAGCACCTACCAGACACTGTGA
- the GPR3 gene encoding G-protein coupled receptor 3 yields MMWGTGSPLAWLSAGPGTVNMSSVDPAEGSTGPAPPLSSPRAWDVVLCISGTLVSCENALVVAIIVGTPAFRAPMFLLVGSLAVADLLAGLGLVLHFAAVFCIGSVEMRLVLVGVLAMAFTASIGSLLAITVDRYLSLYNALTYYSETTVTRTYVMLALVWGVALGLGLLPVLAWNCLDGLATCGVVYPLSKNHLVVLAIAFFMVFGIMLQLYAQICRIVCRHAQQIALQRHLLPASHYVATRKGIATLAVVLGAFAACWLPFTVYCLLGDAHSPSLYTYLTLLPATYNSMINPIIYAFRNQDVQKVLWAICCCCSSSKIPFRSRSPSDV; encoded by the coding sequence ATGATGTGGGGTACAGGAAGCCCCCTGGCCTGGCTCTCGGCTGGCCCGGGCACCGTGAACATGAGCAGCGTGGACCCAGCTGAGGGGTCCACAGGCCCAGCTCCACCGCTGAGCTCGCCTAGAGCCTGGGACGTGGTGCTGTGCATTTCAGGCACCCTGGTGTCCTGTGAGAATGCTCTGGTGGTGGCCATCATCGTGGGCACTCCTGCCTTCCGTGCCCCGATGTTCCTGCTGGTGGGGAGCCTGGCTGTGGCAGACCTGCTGGCAGGCCTGGGCCTAGTCCTGCACTTTGCTGCTGTCTTCTGCATCGGCTCGGTGGAGATGAGACTGGTGCTGGTTGGTGTGCTGGCAATGGCCTTTACTGCCAGCATCGGCAGTCTACTGGCCATCACTGTTGACCGCTACCTTTCTCTGTACAATGCCCTCACCTACTACTCGGAGACAACAGTAACACGGACCTACGTGATGCTGGCCCTAGTGTGGGGGgttgccctgggcctggggctgctgcctGTGCTGGCCTGGAACTGCCTGGATGGCCTGGCCACATGTGGCGTGGTGTATCCACTCTCCAAGAACCATCTGGTGGTCCTGGCCATTGCCTTCTTCATGGTGTTTGGCATCATGTTGCAGCTCTATGCCCAGATCTGCCGCATCGTCTGCCGCCATGCCCAGCAGATTGCCCTCCAGCGGCACCTGCTGCCTGCCTCCCACTATGTGGCCACCCGCAAGGGCATTGCCACACTGGCCGTGGTGCTTGGCGCCTTTGCTGCCTGCTGGTTGCCCTTCACTGTCTACTGCCTGCTGGGTGATGCCCACTCTCCGTCCCTCTACACCTATCTCACCCTGCTGCCTGCCACCTACAACTCCATGATCAACCCCATCATCTACGCCTTCCGCAACCAGGATGTGCAGAAGGTGCTGTGGGCCATCTGCTGCTGCTGTTCCTCTTCCAAGATCCCTTTCCGGTCCCGCTCCCCCAGTGACGTCTAG